In Crinalium epipsammum PCC 9333, the following are encoded in one genomic region:
- a CDS encoding nSTAND1 domain-containing NTPase, whose product MSPVSIATSRSTQALETGQPKLWLLMVGVNKYQDQTLHSLRYSSVDCQGLAEALLEATQGFAQKEIKIYHDFAPELPYLKTVRASLKQISTAAKSQDTILCYFSGHGMLEPNTQQAYLCLADTQKDNLFNTGLALQELLELLGNCAAHQQLVWLDACHSGGMTLRGITQTAKAEPLLNPASQLVEVLQQRANKTQGFYALLSCDQGQQSWEFPELGHGVFTYYLMRGLRGEAADAQGRIDVDSLYRYVYHQTLQYIDKTNQQLRLINQQKRHKGETQLNPEYPLQSPKRIVEGIGELILGSTPTYGKSRLQRTALVVEGLTSSKITLEFSKVLRGIGGFALEYLPRPGKTTVQDVREAIQKCLRVAGKDAGELLNIKQQYNTEEPTTALLYLRGHLAETEADEAVLLLGEDIIISRSWLRQQLRRSQVIQQIIILDCIDIEQTSSLKEWVEDLQLDAERGQCIIAASPSDNNSEKFAQALLDTIVAPQSSGLSIACWITQLQVFLADAFPLHIWLSGAQGVIEVLPGKTAFQNSDKEGLDLGICPYKGLRAFGEEDAQYFYGRENLTQQLINQVAHKSFLAVVGASGSGKSSVVQAGLIAKLRQGKQFPGSDKWFIRKVTPGIRPLEALSRRLVEGGIDKEKASLQALQIEGMLYQGVEGFVYWIRSRPESMVVLVIDQFEELFTLAPSEDRQRFLELILGAVEYAADKFKLIITLRTDFIAACLEVPKLAMRLQQSNVLVPPKLTADDYRRVIVNPAEQVGLKVANDLVEVLLQELNHSAGDLPLLEFVLEQLWEYRSQGELTLQAYQEQVGGIKGALEQKAQAVYESLDAQAKECARWIFLSLTQLGEGTEDTRRRVFKSDLVVKKYQAALVDRTLQALIAAKLVVVSLEDESRTPPPTHPRPRGGEQEDLSSMKSPSPGFPQGGNELLEEVREESVELSLEVMKQQVTVEVAHEILIRHWSTLRWWLEENRARLRSQRQIAQAALQWKHSGKQSDFLLQGVRLAEAEDIYIKYTDELSADVQEFIAACLEQRQQKQFEQKKRLRQAQKAVVAISVLAIAASGFGGLAYWHSQTAQLREIDALNSSSQANLLLNNQLEALIASVKAAKRLNKTIAIPANLKTETVSTLQQVVTTIQERDRLNGHTDSVISVNYSPDNQLIASASLDKTVKLWSNHGLLLTTLRGHSEAVYSVSFSPDNKILASAGVDKTIKLWNVSDRRLLKTISGHNQTVNSVNFSPDGKIIASSSADQTIKLWQVSDGRLLKTLSGHNAGVISINFSPDGNTIASASEDKIIKLWQVSDAKLLKILTGHTNWVNSVTFNPDGKLIASAGADKTIKLWNSSDGKLIRTISGHNDSVWGVRFSPDSKNMISASRDNTIKLWNLNGIEVETFKGHKKGVYSVSFSPDGKNIASASLDNTIKIWQRRESSLLEILTSGSGVYGASFSPQGDIVASATAEGAILLWRRSDGKFLKTLTGHNKAIYSVSFNPQGNLLASASEDKTVKVWNINHQTLLYTLKGHSDEVNSASFSFDGKMIATASRDRTVKLWDSNNGKLIHTLKGHSDEVYKVSFSPDSETIVTASADKTIKVWNSRTGNLIKSIPAHKDWIYSVNFSPDGKFIASTSADKTIKLWRSSDYYLLHTFKGHQAEVYSSSFAPDSQTFTSASEDKTIKIWQIDGTLLKTIPAHSAAVMSVNFSLDGKSIISGSLDNTAKIWSFDRQQLQASDQKYLMQRACNWLHDYLKTNSQVSRDERKLCSS is encoded by the coding sequence ATGTCTCCCGTTAGTATTGCTACCAGTCGCTCAACTCAAGCCTTAGAAACAGGGCAACCTAAACTTTGGCTGTTAATGGTGGGAGTCAACAAATATCAGGATCAAACTTTACATTCTCTACGATACTCTTCTGTAGACTGTCAAGGATTAGCAGAAGCTTTATTAGAGGCAACGCAGGGGTTTGCTCAGAAAGAAATCAAAATTTATCATGATTTTGCCCCCGAACTTCCTTATTTAAAAACTGTACGCGCCAGTCTTAAACAAATCTCTACGGCTGCTAAATCACAAGATACAATTTTATGCTATTTTTCTGGACATGGAATGCTAGAGCCAAATACTCAGCAAGCATATCTTTGTTTAGCAGATACTCAAAAAGATAATTTATTTAATACAGGTTTAGCATTACAAGAATTATTAGAATTATTAGGTAATTGTGCAGCACATCAGCAGTTAGTTTGGTTAGATGCTTGTCATAGTGGTGGCATGACGCTAAGAGGAATAACCCAAACAGCAAAAGCAGAACCGCTACTTAATCCTGCATCTCAATTAGTCGAAGTATTGCAGCAACGCGCTAATAAAACTCAAGGATTTTATGCTTTGCTTTCTTGTGACCAGGGGCAACAATCTTGGGAGTTTCCCGAATTAGGACATGGGGTATTTACTTATTATTTAATGCGCGGATTACGGGGTGAAGCCGCAGATGCACAAGGCAGAATTGATGTTGACAGCTTATACCGTTATGTTTATCATCAAACGCTGCAATATATTGATAAAACTAATCAACAATTACGTTTAATTAATCAACAAAAAAGGCATAAAGGCGAAACTCAGTTAAATCCCGAATATCCTCTGCAATCACCTAAACGAATAGTTGAAGGAATTGGGGAATTAATTTTAGGTTCAACACCAACTTATGGTAAATCACGGCTGCAAAGAACAGCTTTAGTAGTAGAAGGATTAACTAGCAGTAAGATTACACTTGAATTTAGTAAAGTTTTACGTGGAATTGGTGGTTTTGCACTAGAGTATTTACCTCGACCTGGAAAAACAACGGTACAAGATGTACGCGAAGCTATTCAAAAATGTTTGCGTGTAGCAGGTAAAGATGCAGGTGAATTACTAAATATCAAACAGCAATATAACACTGAAGAACCAACAACAGCATTATTATATCTGCGTGGACACCTGGCGGAAACAGAAGCAGATGAAGCCGTGCTTTTACTAGGAGAAGATATTATAATTAGTCGCTCTTGGTTAAGACAACAGTTGCGTCGTTCTCAAGTTATTCAACAAATTATTATTTTAGATTGTATAGATATAGAACAAACATCATCATTAAAAGAGTGGGTGGAAGATTTACAACTTGATGCGGAAAGAGGACAATGTATTATTGCAGCTTCTCCATCTGATAATAATTCTGAAAAATTTGCCCAAGCCTTACTTGATACTATAGTAGCGCCACAATCATCTGGTTTATCAATTGCTTGTTGGATTACGCAATTACAAGTTTTTCTAGCAGATGCTTTTCCTCTCCACATTTGGTTATCTGGCGCACAAGGTGTAATTGAAGTTTTACCTGGAAAAACTGCCTTTCAAAATAGCGACAAAGAAGGGCTTGATTTAGGAATTTGCCCATATAAAGGATTAAGAGCGTTTGGTGAAGAAGATGCTCAATATTTCTATGGAAGAGAAAATTTAACTCAGCAATTAATTAATCAAGTTGCTCACAAGTCTTTTTTAGCAGTTGTGGGTGCTTCTGGTAGTGGTAAATCTTCTGTTGTCCAAGCTGGCTTAATTGCCAAATTACGGCAAGGTAAACAATTCCCTGGAAGTGATAAGTGGTTTATTCGCAAAGTTACGCCAGGGATACGTCCTCTAGAAGCTTTATCAAGGCGTTTGGTAGAGGGTGGTATTGATAAGGAAAAAGCTAGCCTTCAAGCGTTACAAATAGAGGGGATGCTATATCAGGGGGTGGAGGGATTTGTTTATTGGATACGCAGCCGACCCGAATCTATGGTTGTGTTAGTAATAGACCAGTTTGAAGAATTGTTTACGCTTGCGCCAAGTGAGGATAGACAAAGGTTTTTAGAACTTATTTTAGGTGCGGTGGAGTATGCAGCAGATAAGTTTAAATTAATTATTACTTTGCGGACAGATTTTATTGCTGCTTGTTTGGAAGTACCCAAGTTAGCAATGCGTTTGCAACAGTCGAATGTGTTAGTTCCACCTAAGCTTACTGCTGATGATTATCGCCGTGTAATTGTTAATCCGGCGGAGCAAGTGGGTTTGAAGGTTGCTAATGATTTGGTTGAGGTTTTATTGCAAGAGTTAAATCATTCAGCAGGTGATTTGCCTTTATTGGAATTTGTTTTAGAACAGTTGTGGGAATATCGTTCTCAAGGTGAGTTAACTTTACAAGCTTATCAAGAGCAGGTTGGCGGAATTAAAGGCGCGTTGGAACAAAAGGCGCAAGCGGTTTATGAAAGTTTAGATGCTCAAGCAAAAGAGTGTGCTAGGTGGATTTTTTTATCGCTGACGCAGTTAGGAGAGGGGACGGAAGATACTCGGCGGCGGGTGTTTAAGTCGGATTTGGTGGTGAAGAAGTATCAAGCTGCTTTGGTTGATAGAACTTTGCAAGCGTTAATAGCAGCTAAGTTGGTTGTGGTTAGTTTGGAGGATGAGAGTAGAACCCCTCCCCCAACCCATCCCCGCCCGCGAGGAGGGGAGCAAGAGGATTTAAGCTCGATGAAATCCCCCTCCCCCGGATTTCCACAGGGGGGAAATGAGCTTTTGGAGGAGGTGAGGGAAGAGTCAGTGGAATTATCACTAGAAGTGATGAAACAACAGGTAACGGTGGAGGTGGCGCATGAGATATTAATTCGCCATTGGTCTACGTTGCGGTGGTGGTTGGAGGAAAATCGGGCAAGATTGCGATCGCAACGTCAAATTGCCCAAGCCGCTTTACAATGGAAACACAGTGGCAAGCAGTCTGATTTTTTATTGCAAGGTGTACGCCTCGCAGAAGCAGAAGATATCTATATTAAGTACACCGATGAATTATCAGCAGATGTACAAGAATTTATTGCTGCTTGTTTAGAACAACGACAACAAAAACAATTTGAACAAAAAAAGAGACTTAGACAAGCACAAAAAGCTGTAGTCGCAATCAGTGTTTTAGCAATAGCTGCTTCTGGTTTCGGAGGTTTAGCTTATTGGCATTCACAAACAGCACAGTTACGCGAAATTGATGCTTTAAATTCTTCATCGCAAGCTAATTTATTATTAAATAATCAGTTAGAAGCCTTAATTGCTAGTGTAAAAGCAGCAAAACGATTAAATAAGACTATTGCGATACCAGCGAACTTAAAAACTGAAACTGTTAGTACACTACAACAAGTTGTTACTACAATTCAAGAACGCGATCGCTTAAACGGTCATACTGATAGTGTAATTAGTGTAAATTATAGCCCAGATAATCAACTTATCGCTTCTGCGAGTCTTGATAAGACAGTAAAACTCTGGAGTAATCACGGTTTATTACTCACAACTTTACGTGGACATAGCGAAGCTGTCTATAGTGTTAGCTTTTCGCCTGATAACAAGATTTTAGCTTCTGCTGGTGTTGATAAAACTATTAAATTATGGAACGTTAGCGACCGTCGTTTACTTAAAACTATTTCAGGACATAACCAAACAGTTAATAGCGTAAATTTTAGTCCTGATGGTAAAATCATAGCCTCTAGTAGTGCCGATCAAACTATTAAATTATGGCAAGTTAGCGACGGTCGCTTGCTCAAAACTTTATCAGGTCATAACGCTGGCGTAATTAGTATTAATTTTAGCCCTGATGGTAATACTATAGCCTCTGCCAGTGAGGATAAAATTATTAAATTATGGCAAGTTAGCGACGCTAAACTACTCAAAATTTTAACAGGTCATACTAACTGGGTTAATAGTGTAACATTTAACCCAGACGGTAAATTGATTGCTTCTGCTGGTGCTGATAAAACTATCAAACTTTGGAATAGTAGCGACGGCAAATTAATCAGAACAATTTCAGGACATAACGATTCTGTGTGGGGTGTGCGTTTTAGCCCTGATAGTAAAAATATGATTTCTGCTAGTAGAGATAATACTATTAAACTTTGGAATCTTAACGGGATAGAAGTAGAAACATTTAAAGGGCATAAAAAAGGAGTTTATAGCGTTAGTTTTAGCCCTGACGGTAAAAATATTGCTTCTGCTAGTTTGGATAACACTATTAAAATTTGGCAGCGCCGAGAAAGTTCTTTACTAGAAATCTTAACAAGTGGTAGCGGAGTTTATGGCGCTAGTTTTAGCCCTCAAGGGGATATTGTTGCTTCAGCTACGGCGGAAGGAGCAATTTTACTTTGGCGACGTAGTGATGGCAAGTTCTTAAAAACCCTAACTGGGCATAATAAAGCTATTTATAGTGTTAGCTTTAATCCTCAAGGAAATCTGTTAGCATCGGCTAGTGAAGATAAAACTGTTAAAGTTTGGAATATTAATCATCAAACTTTACTTTATACGCTCAAAGGACATAGTGATGAAGTTAATAGCGCAAGTTTTAGTTTTGACGGTAAGATGATTGCTACCGCAAGTCGCGATCGCACTGTTAAACTTTGGGATAGTAATAATGGTAAATTAATTCATACGCTGAAGGGACATAGCGATGAGGTATACAAAGTTAGTTTTAGTCCCGATAGTGAAACTATAGTTACTGCTAGTGCTGATAAAACTATTAAAGTTTGGAATAGTCGCACCGGAAACTTAATTAAAAGTATCCCAGCACACAAAGATTGGATCTATAGTGTAAACTTCAGTCCTGACGGTAAATTTATTGCCTCAACCAGTGCAGATAAAACTATCAAACTTTGGAGAAGTAGCGACTACTATTTACTGCACACTTTTAAAGGGCATCAGGCAGAAGTATATAGTAGTAGCTTTGCTCCCGATAGTCAGACATTTACTTCCGCGAGTGAAGATAAAACCATAAAAATCTGGCAAATTGACGGAACCTTACTCAAAACTATACCAGCACATAGCGCGGCAGTTATGAGTGTTAATTTTAGTTTAGATGGAAAAAGTATTATTTCAGGCAGTTTAGATAATACTGCCAAAATTTGGAGTTTTGACCGTCAACAATTACAAGCTTCCGATCAAAAGTATTTAATGCAACGAGCTTGTAATTGGTTGCATGATTATCTCAAGACTAACTCTCAAGTTAGCCGAGACGAGCGCAAACTTTGTTCTAGTTAA
- a CDS encoding radical SAM/SPASM domain-containing protein, with protein sequence MDIKLSYYHVATEPFFDELEKRIKRVIFATRTANVRIIDEFSWNLLESGQFEQLPEDFLIDLANIQLIVSSDEDELKSILAQNDTVAKNDTDLYLVVQPTAYCQLGCHYCGQEHKSKMMSETDQQRFLERTRSKLESGKFSSLSIAWFGAEPLVGLPVIKSLSPQLQALAASFDCSYDAKIVTNGLALTEHVATELIKDFGVSFIEVTLDGVAEYHNARRMQKSGLPTFDKIFTNVTNLARREDLQVQLNIRCNVDYQNYESVSLLLEQLAAEGIQDKIGFYVAPIHSWGNDAHTRSLSKEEFGEWEIAWFGEMVELGFRPILIPDRTPIVCMALMPNSELVDAYGNIFNCSEVSYVPTYGTPNEYAIDHLSGKEMPGKRDRLGNFNQQVRQGEFPCSTCPMLPVCGGGCPKSWLEGIAPCPSAKYNIEDRLLLSYALSRIEQTKETQRAEEENLSVAY encoded by the coding sequence ATGGATATCAAACTTTCTTATTACCACGTTGCAACAGAACCGTTTTTTGATGAACTAGAAAAGCGTATCAAACGAGTAATCTTTGCAACCCGCACAGCTAATGTACGCATTATTGATGAATTTAGCTGGAATCTTTTAGAATCTGGACAATTTGAACAACTACCTGAAGATTTTTTAATTGATCTGGCTAATATCCAACTTATCGTTTCATCTGATGAAGATGAATTAAAAAGTATTCTAGCTCAAAATGATACCGTAGCTAAAAATGATACTGATTTATATTTAGTTGTTCAACCTACAGCTTATTGTCAGCTTGGTTGTCATTATTGCGGTCAAGAGCATAAGAGCAAGATGATGAGTGAGACTGATCAACAACGTTTTCTAGAACGTACTCGCAGTAAGTTAGAAAGTGGTAAGTTTAGTAGTCTTTCTATTGCTTGGTTTGGTGCAGAACCTTTAGTTGGATTACCAGTAATTAAAAGTCTGAGTCCTCAACTTCAAGCGTTAGCTGCAAGTTTTGATTGTAGCTATGATGCTAAAATTGTAACTAATGGGTTAGCACTTACAGAACACGTCGCTACTGAATTGATTAAGGATTTTGGCGTTAGTTTCATTGAAGTAACTTTAGATGGTGTGGCAGAATATCATAATGCTAGAAGAATGCAAAAAAGTGGGCTGCCAACCTTTGATAAGATTTTTACTAATGTTACTAATCTAGCACGTCGTGAAGACTTGCAGGTGCAATTAAATATTCGTTGTAATGTTGATTATCAAAATTATGAATCTGTTTCTTTGTTGCTGGAACAATTAGCCGCAGAGGGAATACAAGATAAAATTGGTTTTTATGTTGCGCCAATTCATTCTTGGGGAAATGATGCTCATACTCGTTCCCTTTCTAAAGAAGAGTTTGGCGAATGGGAAATTGCTTGGTTTGGGGAAATGGTGGAATTAGGTTTTCGTCCTATACTGATTCCTGATCGAACACCGATAGTTTGTATGGCGCTGATGCCCAATTCTGAGTTGGTTGATGCTTATGGAAATATCTTTAATTGTAGCGAGGTGTCTTATGTACCGACTTATGGCACACCGAATGAGTATGCTATAGATCATCTTAGTGGGAAAGAGATGCCAGGAAAGCGCGATCGCTTAGGTAATTTTAACCAACAAGTACGTCAAGGTGAGTTTCCCTGTTCTACTTGTCCGATGCTTCCAGTTTGTGGTGGTGGTTGTCCTAAGAGTTGGTTAGAAGGTATCGCACCTTGTCCTAGTGCTAAATATAATATAGAGGATCGTTTACTTCTCAGTTATGCGCTGTCAAGAATTGAACAAACCAAAGAGACGCAGAGAGCAGAAGAAGAGAATTTAAGCGTAGCTTACTAA
- a CDS encoding sigma-70 family RNA polymerase sigma factor, whose protein sequence is MRPRQSIIELFSKFVQFESDRFHAWLTDAKLRRSMETCLNQASDATPSENFWALYWYNLWHSQTSHLAKAHLTAYLQEPCYWTSQKIASAFASTQYTLSDCFQVAIANLDTVLKGFNPSQGFPLKNYAAAIFSSTLHNILRQRQEIDICTDYALLRKLSQKRLVESLQQAGLSQEKIASYVLAWNSFKTVYVPTQATATRKLPAPDQETWNAIANLYNQQRLQQPGVKESNAETLEKWLLACAKAARAYLYPTQISLNAPKSGENAEEFLDSLPETATPSLLTEIIAQEEAQSRAEQLAQINTVLSTALADLDQEAKTILQLYYAQELTQQQIAKQLEIKQYTVSRRLTKTKESLLLALGRWSKEELHISMNSDVLKDISTTIEVWLKLHYVGREIS, encoded by the coding sequence ATGCGCCCTCGTCAGAGCATTATTGAATTGTTTTCCAAGTTTGTCCAATTTGAAAGCGATCGCTTTCATGCTTGGTTAACCGACGCTAAACTGCGTCGTAGTATGGAAACTTGCTTAAATCAGGCATCAGACGCGACACCATCAGAAAACTTTTGGGCGCTTTACTGGTACAACCTCTGGCATTCTCAGACTTCACATTTAGCTAAAGCTCATCTTACAGCTTACTTACAAGAACCCTGCTACTGGACATCTCAAAAAATCGCTTCGGCTTTCGCTAGTACCCAGTACACCCTATCAGATTGTTTTCAAGTTGCGATCGCCAATCTCGATACTGTCCTCAAAGGTTTTAACCCATCACAAGGTTTTCCTTTAAAAAACTACGCGGCGGCGATTTTTAGCAGTACCCTCCACAACATCCTCCGTCAGCGCCAAGAAATAGATATCTGCACAGACTATGCTTTATTACGCAAACTCAGCCAAAAAAGGTTAGTAGAATCTTTACAACAAGCAGGACTATCTCAAGAAAAGATAGCTAGTTATGTTTTAGCTTGGAATAGTTTTAAAACTGTATACGTCCCAACGCAAGCAACAGCGACGCGCAAACTACCTGCACCGGATCAAGAAACTTGGAATGCGATCGCAAATCTCTATAACCAACAACGCCTTCAACAACCAGGTGTAAAAGAATCTAACGCGGAAACTTTAGAAAAATGGTTACTTGCTTGCGCTAAAGCTGCTCGTGCTTACTTGTACCCAACTCAAATTTCCTTAAATGCTCCCAAATCAGGAGAAAACGCTGAAGAATTTCTGGATTCACTCCCCGAAACTGCCACACCATCATTACTGACAGAAATAATCGCCCAAGAAGAAGCACAAAGTCGAGCAGAGCAACTTGCTCAAATTAATACCGTTTTAAGTACAGCATTAGCAGATCTAGATCAGGAAGCAAAAACAATTCTGCAATTATATTATGCTCAAGAATTAACTCAACAGCAGATAGCCAAGCAATTAGAGATCAAACAATATACTGTTTCTCGTCGGCTCACTAAAACTAAAGAATCATTACTACTGGCGCTAGGACGCTGGAGTAAGGAGGAATTGCATATTTCCATGAATTCAGACGTATTAAAAGATATCAGCACAACTATAGAAGTATGGTTGAAGTTGCACTATGTGGGACGGGAGATAAGTTAA
- a CDS encoding DUF1822 family protein — translation MILDTVVFDSTNVRLEFSELEQDQVWQQSQAFSSAFSRWNAYLNQIALKAILPWLREEYLAKANISPASAALPSFWEVVNGTAIVADNTRFVLIPSESIDSSELRVPQEWVDIPSWTADYYLAVQVNSDEKGVVVWGYATHEQLKTRGTYDSSDRTYHLSSENLTLDLNVLWVARQLGIEETTRVPIPSLATLPLTQAQNLIQRLGNPAITLPRLAVPFELWGALLEHGGTRQNLYEKRLGLPQKSIIDWLRSGVSDLAQQIGWGQIELQPSFAGGRGEELTSTKIILSRQLQIAGQNYELRVFPVGNIEDSIWRFELRNSTIGGLIPGGVKLRLLTEDLETFDGNEDIALTAQERLYIDVGLAPEEGIVWETEPLPDNYDREILRF, via the coding sequence ATGATTTTAGATACAGTTGTTTTTGATTCTACTAATGTTCGGCTAGAGTTTTCGGAGTTAGAGCAAGATCAAGTATGGCAGCAAAGCCAAGCTTTTTCGAGTGCTTTTAGTCGCTGGAATGCTTACTTAAATCAAATTGCCTTAAAAGCGATACTTCCTTGGTTGCGTGAAGAATATTTAGCTAAAGCTAATATTTCGCCTGCAAGTGCAGCTTTGCCGAGTTTTTGGGAAGTTGTCAACGGTACAGCTATTGTTGCAGATAATACGAGATTTGTATTAATTCCGAGCGAATCTATAGATTCTAGTGAATTGCGTGTACCTCAAGAATGGGTTGATATTCCTAGTTGGACGGCTGATTATTATTTAGCGGTGCAAGTTAATTCTGATGAAAAAGGAGTAGTAGTTTGGGGATATGCGACACATGAACAACTAAAAACAAGGGGAACGTATGATAGTAGCGATCGCACCTATCATTTATCCTCAGAAAACCTTACTCTCGATCTAAACGTCCTCTGGGTAGCACGTCAACTAGGAATAGAAGAAACAACCCGTGTTCCAATCCCATCTCTGGCTACCTTACCCTTAACTCAAGCTCAAAACTTAATCCAGCGTTTAGGTAATCCCGCTATTACCTTACCTAGATTAGCAGTACCTTTTGAACTTTGGGGCGCATTACTAGAACATGGTGGAACCAGACAAAATTTATACGAAAAACGCTTAGGATTGCCACAAAAATCTATAATTGATTGGCTGCGTAGTGGAGTTTCAGATCTTGCCCAACAAATAGGCTGGGGACAAATTGAATTACAACCTAGTTTTGCAGGAGGCAGAGGAGAAGAATTAACATCTACTAAAATAATTCTCTCTCGTCAATTGCAAATAGCAGGTCAAAACTACGAATTACGAGTATTTCCTGTAGGCAACATAGAAGACTCAATTTGGCGTTTTGAACTACGCAACTCTACTATTGGTGGTTTAATTCCTGGTGGAGTTAAATTAAGACTTTTAACTGAAGACCTCGAAACCTTTGACGGTAATGAAGATATAGCCCTCACAGCACAAGAAAGGCTTTATATAGATGTTGGACTTGCACCTGAAGAAGGAATCGTTTGGGAAACAGAACCGTTACCTGACAATTACGATAGAGAAATTTTACGCTTTTAA
- the yidD gene encoding membrane protein insertion efficiency factor YidD: protein MKTLIMWLIRGYRSFISPLFLPSCRFQPTCSQYALESVERFGAWRGSWLAVRRILRCHPFHPGGYDPVPLREEGGERREGAEKAEEAEEAGS from the coding sequence ATTAAGACGTTAATTATGTGGTTAATACGCGGCTACCGGAGTTTTATTTCTCCGTTGTTTCTCCCTAGTTGTCGGTTTCAACCCACTTGTTCCCAGTACGCTTTAGAATCTGTCGAGCGTTTTGGCGCTTGGCGCGGTAGTTGGTTAGCGGTTCGTCGGATACTACGCTGTCATCCATTCCACCCAGGAGGTTATGATCCAGTACCTCTAAGGGAGGAGGGAGGAGAGAGGAGGGAGGGGGCAGAGAAGGCAGAGGAGGCAGAGGAGGCAGGAAGTTAA
- a CDS encoding diacylglycerol/polyprenol kinase family protein, whose amino-acid sequence MFNSLPWLASIPSLWLQIGIVGVWLGIIVLLAESLHRYTATDPERVRKVVHIGTGNVILFAWWFNLPAWLGITASILASAVALISYKFPILPGINSVGRQSFGTFFYALSIGILVGWFWYLHQPQYAAIGILVMTWGDGLAALIGQRFGKHPYMVWDSKKSWEGSIAMAVVSYVITSLILFGVEGNIWQTWVVSLAVALAATGLESFSKLGIDNFTVPIGSAAVCFFLMQIL is encoded by the coding sequence TTGTTTAACTCATTGCCCTGGTTAGCATCCATTCCTAGTTTATGGCTCCAAATTGGTATTGTTGGAGTCTGGTTAGGAATTATTGTACTTTTAGCAGAATCTTTACATCGCTACACCGCAACTGACCCCGAAAGAGTGCGGAAGGTCGTTCACATTGGCACTGGCAATGTAATTTTATTCGCTTGGTGGTTTAATTTACCAGCTTGGTTAGGTATTACTGCTTCAATTTTAGCTAGTGCTGTTGCCCTCATCTCCTACAAATTCCCTATCCTTCCTGGTATTAATAGCGTTGGTCGTCAAAGCTTTGGCACATTTTTCTATGCCCTCAGCATTGGTATACTTGTTGGGTGGTTTTGGTATCTACATCAACCTCAATATGCAGCTATTGGTATTTTAGTGATGACTTGGGGTGATGGATTAGCAGCATTAATTGGTCAACGATTTGGTAAACATCCCTACATGGTTTGGGATAGCAAAAAAAGTTGGGAAGGTTCGATCGCAATGGCTGTAGTTAGCTATGTTATTACCAGCCTAATTTTATTTGGCGTTGAGGGCAATATTTGGCAAACTTGGGTAGTTTCCTTAGCTGTTGCCTTGGCAGCTACAGGTTTAGAATCATTTTCCAAGCTAGGAATTGATAATTTTACTGTTCCTATTGGTAGTGCAGCAGTGTGTTTTTTCTTGATGCAAATATTATGA
- a CDS encoding type II toxin-antitoxin system RelE family toxin, translating into MKNEDSPKQSYLLRIAYTAEKDLKDLQPKQYKQVASKIFSLIRNPKPHDCKALKGEPDGYRVDQGEFRILYYVYEDQKIVDVYRVGKRNDDEVYRNL; encoded by the coding sequence GTGAAGAATGAAGATAGTCCGAAGCAAAGCTATCTACTGCGTATTGCTTATACTGCTGAAAAAGATCTCAAAGATTTACAACCCAAGCAATACAAGCAAGTAGCCTCAAAAATATTTTCTTTAATCAGAAATCCGAAACCCCATGATTGTAAGGCGCTGAAAGGCGAACCAGATGGTTATCGTGTAGATCAAGGAGAGTTTCGTATACTTTATTATGTTTATGAAGATCAAAAAATCGTTGATGTTTATAGAGTAGGGAAGCGAAATGATGATGAGGTTTATCGCAATCTTTAA
- a CDS encoding type II toxin-antitoxin system Phd/YefM family antitoxin: protein MTTFTASIARKLFPDLLNRVGFGQERILVERRGKPIAAIVSIQDLQRLEALEDMIDSAALRKAKEENTGFTTLEAITQAREE from the coding sequence ATGACTACATTTACAGCAAGTATTGCTCGGAAGCTTTTTCCTGATTTGCTCAACCGAGTTGGATTTGGACAAGAGCGAATTTTAGTAGAACGGCGTGGTAAGCCTATCGCTGCAATTGTTAGCATTCAGGATCTTCAGCGTCTAGAGGCACTAGAAGATATGATAGATTCGGCTGCACTTCGTAAAGCTAAGGAAGAAAATACTGGTTTTACTACGCTAGAAGCTATTACGCAAGCCCGTGAAGAATGA